A segment of the Zalophus californianus isolate mZalCal1 chromosome 15, mZalCal1.pri.v2, whole genome shotgun sequence genome:
TCTGAAAACAGTCTGATGAGAACAGCATGGAGCAGGACCCAGGCCAGAGTCAGGGCAGTCTAGCCCATGCTCAGTGTGCATAGTCTTGGAACCCCAACTCTGGGCACCAGCCCTTCCCTGGAGTGGGGATGGAGGCCAGAGAGCATCTGACTCAGGTCTAACCCTGGTTCTGGAGATCGCGGAAGGTTCTGAAGTCCCTGAGCTGAGCCTCAATGATCTTAACCCACTCCCCAGAAGAGATGGGCGTCCTGGGACCTAAAAGTGTGGAGGTCAAGGTTTTAGTATCCACTTTAACCTCTATCAAGGGGCCTTTCTATAGGACAGAATTCCTTTACATTTGGAGAACTTCCCCTGAAATGAACCCTCATCAGTTTTAGAGATTCTTCTCATCTCCCCAAAAGTCTATGTCTTGtggcgggggtgtggggggaggggcgagggagcAGATGGGGACACCCTCACATAGGGCGCCGGTACTGCCCCGGCACGCCCCGTGAGTGACAGATGCAAATATTCCGTCGGGGCCCCAGCAggccactctctccctccctcgcttGCTCCCTTCCAGGCCAGCTCTCTCCTTCCTTTATCTTATCAAAGCCCCGTAATTACAATTGCTATTTTGTTTCCTCGAATCTGCAATCAGAGCTCCCCGGCCCTGATGAGGGAGCGCCTGTCAACCTGATCGCTGAGTGACAGTCCGGCCACCTTTCCCGGCCGCCCCCACACTCcgcaaacacaaacacacacacacacacacacacacacacacacaccctcgcCTCctgcaaacacaaacacacactcctCGCCAACACAAATAGCCCCTCTCCGCAAACACGCCCTCGCAGGGACCCAAACACACACCTTCAGCCTCTTTCCGAACGCATCCCTCGCCCCCGGCCCACCCTGGGCCCCTCACATCCACACCAGCCTGCGCGGGGCGGCCCGGACTGCCGAGAGCTCCACTGCGCGCCTTCGGCGCCCGGCGTTCAAAGCGCCGCCGACTCTCCACCGACTGTTCAAATGCAAATCGCCGAGACTACGTTAAGCACTTGGGGCCGCTGCCTGGGAGTCGTCTCCCTCGCCCCCCGAATACAGGCCTGCCCGTCCTCCAGCAGTCTGCAAACCCCGGCGGACGCCTTCATCCCTCAGTGCTCCGGGGCCAAAGCGAATTGGCAGTGCTCCTACTGTGCGCTGAGCCGACAGAACCGGCAGCGAGAGGCGGggcggagagggagaaaaaacaatTCCCAGCTCTGTCGGCCGGGCGCCCCTTCGGGCCGGGAAAGTCCTGCAAGAAGGGGAAGATGTGGATTGGGCCCCTACTGCGGGCAGGAGCGCGCTCGGCGCCTGCCTGGGTCGCGGGGAGAGCCACCCAGGAAACAGTCAAGGCTTACAATGAGCGCTCAGCGGCTTCGCAGGGGGTAAATGTCCGAGCTGGGCCACGCACAGGGCGCAGATGGGTGGGTTGGGGAGGCTTCCTCCAGAGATGACTTTTCGCTGCACTCAGCCAGTCTCCCGCGCCCCCAACCAAGCACGTGCCGAGGACTCTGGAGGTTATGggtgagaggaagaagagaagggctCTAACAAGAGCTCTTCTagcgaacgaatgaatgaatcaatcaatcaatcaatgaacCCAAACAGTCAGCCTCAGTGACTTACTCCTTGCTTTCTGCCTAACTTCGGCACCCCAGGCCACTCACGGGCGAGATCGCTCACGTAACCCCCCTTCAAGGCGGCATGGGGAGCCCACGGCCAAAGACGGTTTCAACCTCGCCCACCAGAGGGCGCCAGCTGCAATTCCCCCTCCCTTGGGACACCTGCCACAGGAAGGTGAATGGTCTGGAGCCTGGTCGGCCCACCACGCTGGTTCCCGCTGGAAGCACTCCAGGAAAGCCCTcctggagaggagaaaggggcCTGCGACCCCGATCACTGCAACACAGAGAGAAATCACCTTCCTTTATCCTCAACTTGAGAGAAAAGGGAAGTTAGAGCTCCTCACCATGAAGAGGGGGGAATCTACTCCAGATGGATGTATGTTGAAGTAGGAATGCTTTTCCGTGTTGCTGGACACTCCCCAAAGCTTACCTTACCTGCCCCAATACCAGCCTCTTCGGGTTACCCTCCCACTAGTTCACTCATTTGCCCAGCAGCCGGTGTGGGAGGGAGTGGGCCTGGCCCTACCACCCCACACACCACCAGGCACTGTACTTTGTCCATCCTCAGCATGTCTGGCCCCAGGCTGTCTCAGGAGTTaacgttttgtttgtttgtttgtatgtggGAAACTGAAATACGTGCCCCCCCCACGTCAACACAGCTGCTGAACTGCTGACCCCAGAGTTGGTCACATACACACGAATGCTCACATCAGGtacttccctttctcttcctggcATAGCAGCAGTCAAACCTCAGAACACTTGATTACAGGCACCAGAGACCCCCAGAGCAGGCAATGTGCTGGGAATCAGGAACCCCTTAGCCCAGGAGGCTGAatcccaggagcccctctctgcccccataTGCCAGGCCACCCGGATTCTGGTTTCCCTGTCACCCAATCTGGCCAGCCCCCTCCATCTGGCCCCCGGAATCAGGTTTCTAAGGGCCCAGACCCACTCAGAGACAGCCTGTAAGACTGGAAGGAGGAGTAAAGACTGGCTTCTAGCCTACCCCTCACAGGCCCTCTCAGGGCCTGAGCCCCTTCGTGGATCTAGGGATGCACATTCCTTGGACTGCTTAAGCCCCCTTATCTACCCCCCTGCCCATCAGCCTGAGTGCTGACAGAGGCCCAGGCCCCTTGTTTGGATGCTGATAACCTCCTGGGATGGCCCTCCCCCACCTGTAGGGACTGCGAACGGGCTTGGTGTTGGGAGGTCCTCTTTTAGCAAAGCAGTTggggcccaggcctggcctgccCCCGGGGTCCTAGGGATAGCAGGATCCCACATTTCTTCACCCTCCCCAGGCGCAGGGCCACCCTCGATGCTGCCACAGTGCCACCTGGTGGTCCCTAGGGGAATGCCACACCAGCAGATAAAGAAGCCACACAAATGAGTTGCAAAAAACTCCGTATCACTTTATTTCAACCTTTctccaaaaatgtaaaaagtattaaaaatgtgCAGTCCTGAGCTTCAGATGCTGATCTCCAATCTCATAggcaagtggggagagagggtgagGACAGAAGTTCAGAGTTCCTCCCAATCCTGGAGAAAAGGCAAGTCCCAGGTAGGGCATAAGATTAGAAAAATACCAGGGCTCTATGAGGGATAGGACCACCCTCTCTCCTAACACCAGCCCAagaccccacccacccacccatcctctTCAACAGAGAAGACACATTTAAAGTTCTTGAAACTTGTACAGGAACATGGTGCATGGCACATGTAGCCAGGTGACCTGAGAAGAGCAAACAAGGGGTCAGCATCTAGGCCTTCACCTGCTTGTCCTACTTCATCCCAGACCTTGCTGGACACCCTTCCCCCAACTCACCAAGGAGGCTAGGGCCTACCCCCCTGCTTCTTGGCAGGCAGGATGGGGCACCACTCAGCTTCCTCCTGCTCACTACCTTCTTCTTCACTCTCTTCTTGCTCAGAAACGTCATTGCTTATAGTAACTGGTGGAAATGTAAGCAGTAAAGAGGAGGTTCAAGCCCAGACCCCCTTTATACCATATGTCGTTTATTCATGCCCTGTGGTGCTAGGCTTGCAGGGACCCTGACCTCCCAGAGCTTATGATCTAGGTGGGAAGAACCTCAGATACTAAGATGACAGAGAGCTAAAGGAGACCACATTAATGGAGGTGGAGAAGTCGGGACAGGTTTCATGCAGGAGGTAGGCTCGAATAGGACAGAAAGTGGAGGGTATAGCCTACGTGGGACCTGCACTAGGAGATAAGGCTGGGATGGGGCAAGAGTGTGAAGCAGTGGGGGAGACCTGGTGGGGAAGCCACTAGAGGCAAAGGAGAGGGCTCTCACCAATCTGGTGCCTCCCAGTGATCCGCACAGGGCCAGAACCTGATTTCAGGCGGAAGGTTACAGGTGGCTGGAGCTGGAAGTCATCCAAACTGAGCTGGAAGGAAGACAAGGATGAAGGCCTGGCCCGCCCAACCTTGTGATGAGTCAGTCCTTCAGTCCTCAattcctcacccccacccttaGCCCTACCCCCCACCTCCATCACCCAGCATGGCAGGGGAACTCACCATGGGTTGGCAGGACAACTTGAGGTTGGCTACAGGGACTGCAATCTCCTGGTGGTCATGATTCCTGGCCACGACTTCTACCACATTACACTCATCTTTGGCCCCCTCAgtgaggcagagctgggaagggTACACAGGGCCTCTGGGTCTCCCCAAACAAGGGTTGGCACCACAAGTGGAGGCATCTACCCTAGAACTTGCCCCGCCCCAGTGGTCCCCGGATCACCTTGCCAGGGAAGCGCCCATGTGGGGGTCAGAAAGAGGTGACTCCCAGTAAAAGGGATTGGGGGGACGGGTGGAGGCCCCCCGAGTTGCCTGCTCAGGAACAACTATTCACCACCCTTCCCCGCCCCTCACCATGGTCAAAGCCAGCACATGCTCCGAATCATCCTCTTCTTCTACCTTGAAGGTGAAAGAGCGGGTGTGGCCGGAGAGCTCACAGCCTGGAAGAGGTAACAGTGTGTCTGAGTGTTCCACCAAACCTCTGTCACGTGTAGCCAAGGTCAGACCGGCCATTTACTGGCCCACTTCTCAGGAACACCTGGGGCATTCGGCCCTGGGCCCCGCCCTGCACATAAGAAGGGGTCGCACGCCCCCTTCCGCTTGGGCTGCAGCGTGCGGGGGACCCACTTTCGCCCCCACCCACGTCGTGTTCACCCACGTTACATTCCTGTTCAGCCCTGCCCGACCGCCCCAGCACCACCTTCATCCCCTCCTTTCTTCAATACCGAAGAAAAAACTGTCCATAGTGACCGGAGCCGGGACCCGCAGACCCCCGATCCCTCCGGCCCGGGCTCGGCTCTCCTGACTCAGGAACGCtaaggcggcggcggcgccggcgGCCATGCTGCAAGGGCCGTCTGGGAACTCCGCCCCCGACACGTACAAAGCAGGGGACTCGTCGCTGGCTCCGGCCCCGCCTATTAAAGGAGCCGCTGGCGTTTGAGAAAGGACCGGGGCGCAACCGGTCCAGGGGAGCCCGTCCGGCCTCTGGTCAGACCGTTGTGTCGGGACTGCGGGGAGTAACATCACAGAAGCATGGATTTTTTTGTTAATACTTTTGCTTATTTCCGTGACCACGGCTCCCGAGGGTGGCTCCTGTCTCCATTTTCTTTAGTTCCTCTCACCCTCTGCTGTCTCCACTCCCCCACTCCAGGTAAGCTTTCGTTAAAGGGAGAATAGATACAAAAGTGTAAACATTTCCAACTCCCCTTGTAAAGGCGAATTTCAGGGCAGCGCTTTTCTTATAAAAGCAAaggaatcccgcatcaggctccctgctcgttgggagcctgcttcttcctctgtctctctcacgaataaataaaatctttaaaaaaaaaaaaaaagcaaaggaatcaCGCTATTTGCCTTTGCTCCAAGAGAGCCGAGAATCCTTACTTTTCAGCTACAGGTATTTTCTGTTTGAACCATGGAACTACTCGGTCCTTTTCCTAGTATGCTTCCTGCTCTAACGACCTTAAGTTTACTATCCAGGAGGCATAGCTTTATTAAGCTTCAGATAATGCCTTGATGCTGGAGCTTGCTAGCAAAGTATATCATCTTAGATTTGGGGATGCTACTCCTGGCAGACACGTTTTGGAGCTTATTACAATCAACCCAAAACATCCACCTTAGACTCCTCTGTCACATAGTTTGGGCAGGGCAACTCTCCAACCCCCATCATTCACCTTTTGACCAAAGAATCTGATAAACTGAAACTGTATTCCTTATCCCACTAGATTAAGGGAACTCATTCAAACTAGCTGCCCTAACTCACGCCCAGGCTGTTAACTGTGGGAAGAGGGTGGCTTGGCCAAGAGTAGTCTACTTTCATCTTTTACCTTGCTTGCCTTGAGGAAAATCTGCCAAGAAGTCTTTTTGCTAAAGATGGGAATGAGAAGATGCAGCCCCTAACTTGGAACAGCTGTGGAGAATACTTGCTTATAGGTGAGGCATGAAAGGCAGGAGAAAAGGTACCAGGTAGAAACAAGAAGTAGGTTTACACAGTACACCACCACACACATTCACTTCAAGTTTTATTTTGCCTCTTGCATGGTCTTCAGATAGTTTTACAGTTCGTTTTCTACAGGAACTGAGCTGTGATCTAAACAATCAATGAAATGTCATTCCAaccttaataaatattcatagcCATAGAAGAGAGCATAGCACTTTACCATCCTAGAGTGATGAAAGTATAGGCCTGGACATCTGTTTCATAGTTAGCACCTATGACCAGAAGACCAGCCAAATGATTATTATAAGCCAAGATAAAACCACAAGCAAACTTGCTAAAAATCCTGATTCCATAGGTTGACCCTGAAATCCTCCAGATAAATGCTACAACTGTCTACTAGTGTACAACATGTAAAGAGACAACCAAGTGGCACTAAGCTGTTTTAAACAGTATTCTGTAGAGATCTTCCCTTCCCCCTAGCCCTTGAAAATGCAAACTTGGTTCCAGCTTTCCAACATCATACCCTTCTATCAGTTAAAGGTTTCTACCCTGAAAATGAAGAggttctcctccttcccctcccttcatcTTACAAATTCAGTGCACACTCACAGGCCCTGGTTGAAAGTCACTAGACACCACTAGGTACAATGCTTTTAAGATTCCAAGCCCACACTGAAGGAACTTCATGAAGGAAAATGTTTCAGGTTTCCTTCTCCTTGCCCCTCCCACCTCAGCTCAAAGTAAAATAGCCGATTTAACAAAACTGCAGGGAAGCAAGATAACAAAATACTGTTCTGAATCCATGGAAAAGTCAGCCAGCCATGATGAAAAAATGAATCCTGCAGAGATTACCTGCTAGCCTCATGCTCAGAACCCCTAAAAACACCAAATCTCAATTAAAATACATGGAGCTTCCAGAATCTGTggttaaaggaaaaaggaaagggtaACCATAAGTCATTGGTTAAAGTGTGctcattgtttcttttaaaaattagatacaaACATGCAAGAATTAAAGACTGTGATTTAATAAAACCAGTTGTAACAGGTCTTGACATTAAAGGACAACTGATCTCAGGGCAAATGGGACCAATCAGTCCCTGAACCCTACTTGATAGATGTCAAAACTAACATTTCACATGCTGACCTGCATCGAGGTTAATTTCCAGAAGTGACTGCACTTTGCAACAGATTGAGTCCCATGAAGTTAGGCTCTCGTACCCAAAGTGGTCATGGCCTAGCCCTAGGTGGGAGGcacttcaaaaataataaaacttaaaaaaaaaaaaaaaaaccaaatcaaacaaaacaaagggaaaagtaaagaaaatcaaTCTTCCACTGATTTACATTATTCAAAGTGCCATCCTGAACCACaccctttcattttcaaaaggaaaaaaaattacaaaaacagtgAACACAAAAGTCAGGTTACAACTAgtttatatacaaaaatttacAAGTTTGCCATTTTTAAGCTTTTGCCACAAACAACTGCACATTTGTCCCTACAAAAGCACAACATGCCTGAACCAATGTCACTACAAGAGACAATTGGCCATGGCTTTACAAAGAGCAGAAAAACTGCcccaaattaaaatcatttattcagCTTAAAACCCATCCCACTTGGAATCTCTACCCTGAAGCCTCTGAAACCTACTAAATCTCATTTCTGACATGTCCCCAAGGAATGAAAGACATTTCATTCAATAAGCCAAAGAGGATGACAAATGATTTTGATTACTCTTATTAGATGAGAAATGCAACCACACTGGATGCAGAACACAGTGCTGACTACATTTATTGAAGACCCCCTCCCTATAAGCCCGTGTAGAGGTCTTGGCACCTAACACAAGACCCAGAAAGGAGGCCCACATCTGTTTCAAACAGGATTTGCATCAATACTATCTTCCAACCAGTGAATAATCTCAAAGTGTGATTGGTGAGTTTTACAGTCTTCGTTTCCAATCCCAATTGGCTGATTTGTTGCCATTCCAGAGGCTCAACCGTATGAAGACCCCAACCACCACCCACCAGGTGAAGTTAAGAGACTTTCGGACAGTTCAAAGTGCCAACAAATGTCACAGGCTCCGACCAAGTATAACCACATCCTTTGGAAATCCTTCCATTTTTGCAATTTCAAAACAGCCTAACTTGCTGTAAAATTCCAGAATTCTTTTATCATCTGGTCTCACTTCACAGAAAGCCCCCCGGGAgcctagaaataaaacaaatattaaaaaatgtaaaggtcAGTTAGAATCATGGTTAGGAATTGTGATgaattttcaatatatttcaaatagATGATAATAGAACTTGTCTATAACAGCTCCTAAAtttcatacaatttttaaaattcatattaatattcaatgaatattaatatttatcagTACCAAATATTGCACTGGCAACTATCTTAAGAGATGGATATGTTAAACTAGCTTGAATGTGATTATTCACGATGTATTTCAAATCATCAAATTGtacaacttaaatatatacaattcttAACTGTCAAAAATAcctcaatgtaaaaaaaattcaattgtcAGTGAAACTCTTCcccagaaagaaaatcttttgagGAAAAGGCTGTAAGAAACCTCAAATTAAAATACATGGAGCAAGGCAAAGAACACCTCtgtttaatgtttttttgttttttttttaagattttatttatttgacagagagagacacagcgagagaggcaacacaagcagggggagtgggagagggagtagcaggcttccctgcggagcaaggagcccgacgcggggctcgatcccaggaccctgggatcatgacctgagccacccaggcactcctgtttaatgtttttaatataaagtacCTTTGAAGGGCCCACAGGGCAAAGGCCATTCCAGCCTACGTCACAAGCCAATATAATCAGAATATGTTGTATATTCTAAGACATACCTCATATACCTGCGTGATTCTGTCCCAAGCACAACAGTGAGAATTATGCTATCTTCAGACAGAGTTGTTTAAATTATTCCACAAAGGTGACACCACTGACTCAAAtgatacaaagatgaaaataagtgCATTCCCATGTATCAACAACCCTCTAAGGATTGGTCTCAAACAAGCTGCCCATTTTTGTATTGCACAAGTAGTAAAAATAGTTTACACTTCTCAAAGGTTGtgtaaaaaaagaatatatatatatagcggCATCCGGCTGGCTCactaggtagagcatgtgactttgagttcaagccctacactgggcatAGAGTgtactcagtcgttaagcatctgccttcggctcaggtcatgatcccgggctccctgcttggcagggaccctgcttctccctctcccactccccctgcttgttttccctctctcgttgtgtctctctccgtcaaaataagtaaataaaatctttaaaataaataaataaaataaaataaattatttccccccttcatttttcccttcctactaccttctttaaaaattaattaattaattattaaagtCTAGGATATTTATTATcaagccctttacagaaaaagttttcatACCAC
Coding sequences within it:
- the NPM3 gene encoding nucleoplasmin-3 isoform X2, with amino-acid sequence MAAGAAAALAFLSQESRARAGGIGGLRVPAPVTMDSFFFGCELSGHTRSFTFKVEEEDDSEHVLALTMLCLTEGAKDECNVVEVVARNHDHQEIAVPVANLKLSCQPMLSLDDFQLQPPVTFRLKSGSGPVRITGRHQIGLGGTLNFCPHPLSPLAYEIGDQHLKLRTAHF
- the NPM3 gene encoding nucleoplasmin-3 isoform X1; this translates as MAAGAAAALAFLSQESRARAGGIGGLRVPAPVTMDSFFFGCELSGHTRSFTFKVEEEDDSEHVLALTMLCLTEGAKDECNVVEVVARNHDHQEIAVPVANLKLSCQPMLSLDDFQLQPPVTFRLKSGSGPVRITGRHQIVTISNDVSEQEESEEEGSEQEEAEWCPILPAKKQGGRP